One part of the Montipora capricornis isolate CH-2021 unplaced genomic scaffold, ASM3666992v2 scaffold_494, whole genome shotgun sequence genome encodes these proteins:
- the LOC138036654 gene encoding piggyBac transposable element-derived protein 4-like: MSFDSDDSFSLSGSESELDLDDIFGESDEEDDDFEGFVNNEIPTEIQRQWSRTADDNRQHFTEFNAANAGPTRNNTGKNPAEIFGLFLNEEILLNIKTWTNRNAAKKRTENPRQHRTPWTPVETTSELRAFFGVLMAMNDLIEKPRYENYFERNEQFWLFHSPGFWKVFSQQRFNQIKRYICFSDPDAQIPPRNDENFDRLHKVRPFLDYLTLKFRTEYNCGRELTLDEAMVPFKGRLGIKQRIASKPVPWGIKLWVLTDANNSYLTNVEVYLGKESDPNERTPLKKTGAVVVRLTRDYQGKGHHLYVDNFYSSPYLFLFLKTRELYASGTVNSNRAGYPRELADEAKEISQGEFRWRQFNELVATVWQDTKAVNFLSVVHPASETVQVTRNRRQREGGRTVHRQIQIDCPKVASEYGKFMGGVDRNDQMTRVRKGQKQMRWYMRLVIKFLEIAAYNAYILDGYIREHEPQGSRKYDLHCFKKQMVMALVGNTRAPQKTPGRKRRHVEDRLLNVGRHFPEKGEGKNHRCVVCLEKRRRLRRGDGDNVPNAAKTTFKCTECDVYLYILKEQNCFKKYHTQVEFWRDTVADNNSSDSEDD; the protein is encoded by the coding sequence ATGTCTTTCGATTCAGACGATTCTTTTAGTCTTTCTGGCAGCGAATCTGAGCTAGATTTGGACGATATTTTCGGTGAAAGTGACGAGGAAGACGATGATTTCGAAGGATTCGTTAATAACGAAATTCCAACTGAAATTCAGCGTCAGTGGTCGCGAACAGCTGACGACAACCGCCAACATTTTACCGAATTTAATGCGGCAAATGCTGGCCCTACGAGAAACAACACAGGGAAGAACCCAGCCGAgatttttggtttgtttttgaatgaagaaattcttCTCAACATTAAGACATGGACAAACAGGAATGCCGCCAAGAAGAGAACCGAAAATCCGAGGCAACACAGAACTCCATGGACCCCTGTGGAAACCACAAGCGAGCTTAGAGCATTTTTTGGCGTATTGATGGCAATGAACGATTTAATTGAAAAGCCACGTTATGAAAACTATTTCGAAAGAAATGAACAGTTCTGGTTGTTTCATTCGCCCGGTTTTTGGAAAGTTTTTAGCCAACAACGATTCAACCAAATCAAACGATACATTTGTTTTAGCGATCCCGATGCTCAAATTCCTCCGAGAAATGATGAAAATTTCGATCGTCTTCATAAGGTCAGGCCTTTTCTCGACTATTTAACGCTTAAATTTCGCACTGAATACAACTGTGGTCGGGAGTTAACTCTTGATGAAGCGATGGTTCCTTTCAAAGGCCGGCTTGGGATCAAGCAACGAATTGCTTCCAAGCCTGTTCCTTGGGGCATCAAATTGTGGGTGCTTACCGATGCAAACAATTCGTACCTTACGAATGTTGAGGTCTATCTCGGAAAAGAGAGCGACCCAAATGAAAGAACCCCACTAAAGAAAACGGGAGCAGTGGTGGTACGCCTTACCAGAGATTATCAAGGCAAAGGACACCATTTGTATGTCGATAATTTTTATTCTTCaccttatttatttctttttttgaaaaccCGTGAGTTGTATGCCTCTGGAACTGTCAACTCCAACCGTGCTGGCTATCCACGAGAACTTGCAGATGAAGCCAAGGAAATCAGCCAAGGCGAGTTTAGGTGGAGGCAGTTCAATGAACTGGTTGCCACTGTCTGGCAAGATACAAAAGCTGTCAACTTCCTTTCTGTTGTCCACCCAGCAAGCGAAACTGTGCAGGTGACGCGCAATAGGAGACAACGGGAAGGTGGTCGCACAGTGCACCGCCAGATCCAAATAGACTGCCCCAAGGTTGCTTCAGAGTATGGAAAATTTATGGGAGGTGTTGACCGAAATGACCAAATGACCAGAGTTCGTAAAGGTCAAAAGCAGATGCGGTGGTACATGCGACTGGTTATCAAATTCCTGGAAATCGCCGCTTATAATGCTTACATTTTGGATGGATATATTCGCGAGCATGAGCCTCAGGGGTCCAGGAAGTATGACCTGCACTGTTTTAAAAAGCAGATGGTCATGGCACTGGTTGGCAATACCAGAGCACCCCAGAAGACACCAGGCCGCAAAAGAAGACATGTAGAGGATCGGCTACTAAATGTTGGCCGCCATTTTCCTGAAAAAGGAGAGGGCAAAAACCACCGCTGTGTGGTTTGTTTGGAGAAGCGACGCCGGTTGCGACGTGGTGATGGTGACAATGTCCCAAATGCTGCCAAAACCACTTTCAAATGTACCGAGTGTGATGTGTACTTGTACATTTTGAAAGAACAAAATTGCTTCAAAAAATACCATACTCAAGTTGAATTTTGGCGTGATACTGTTGCTGACAATAATTCAAGTGATTCCGAAGATGATTAg